A window of Primulina tabacum isolate GXHZ01 chromosome 4, ASM2559414v2, whole genome shotgun sequence contains these coding sequences:
- the LOC142541739 gene encoding heavy metal-associated isoprenylated plant protein 21-like, which produces MGFLDHISDVFEVTSTRKSRRKPMRMVEIKVKMDCEGCERRIRNAVSSMKGAKSVDVNRKESRVTVNGNVDPKKVLSKVRSTGKAAEMWPYVKYDLTYYPYAPQVYDKKAPPGYVRNVVQAFPSPNAHEEKYAALFSDENVNSCSIM; this is translated from the exons ATGGGTTTTCTTGATCATATTTCGGATGTGTTCGAAGTTACAAGCACAAGAAAGAGCAGGCGCAAGCCAATGAGG ATGGTTGAAATAAAGGTGAAAATGGACTGTGAAGGATGCGAAAGGCGGATTAGAAATGCAGTTTCTTCCATGAAAG GTGCAAAATCAGTGGATGTAAATAGGAAAGAAAGTCGAGTGACGGTGAATGGAAACGTGGATCCCAAGAAGGTGTTGAGCAAAGTGAGGAGCACCGGGAAGGCGGCGGAGATGTGGCCGTACGTAAAGTACGACCTGACATATTACCCTTACGCACCTCAAGTCTACGACAAGAAGGCGCCGCCCGGCTATGTAAGAAACGTTGTTCAAGCTTTCCCAAGCCCAAATGCCCATGAAGAGAAGTATGCTGCCCTTTTCAGTGATGAAAATGTC